The following coding sequences are from one Pararge aegeria chromosome 13, ilParAegt1.1, whole genome shotgun sequence window:
- the LOC120628955 gene encoding probable serine hydrolase, whose protein sequence is MAEAKLNGHHKEDFPAGVKVEEIEIPVPWGHVSARWWGLRNKQPLIAIHGWQDNAGTWDKLIPLLPANTSVLCIDLPGHGLSSPYPTGMVYYIFWDGIVLLRRIAKYFKWQKISLMGHSLGGALSFMYAASFPDEVDKIICIDIASPAVRAPQHMVQNTGSMVDKNLEYEGLSEDKIPCYDYEEMIDIVCEAYKGSVSRENCKVLMKRGMAPTPAHMKKKGYYFKRDPRLKVAGFAMMSIETALEYASKVTCKVLNIRAIPGQKWERLDYYLDVVEKLKRTATVSYFEVEGTHHVQLNAPENIVNIIEDFLELY, encoded by the coding sequence ATTTTCCCGCCGGAGTTAAAGTGGAAGAGATAGAGATACCAGTGCCGTGGGGGCACGTATCGGCTCGATGGTGGGGCCTCCGGAACAAGCAGCCACTGATAGCCATCCACGGGTGGCAGGACAACGCCGGTACTTGGGACAAACTTATCCCTTTACTGCCAGCTAACACTTCCGTCCTTTGTATAGACCTACCTGGACATGGTCTCTCATCGCCTTACCCCACCGGTATGGTTTATTACATATTCTGGGACGGGATTGTCCTTTTGAGGCGAAtagctaaatattttaaatggcaGAAAATTTCACTTATGGGACACTCCTTGGGCGGAGCGTTGAGTTTCATGTACGCTGCATCATTCCCCGACGAAGTTGATAAAATTATCTGCATTGATATCGCGAGTCCCGCGGTCAGAGCGCCCCAGCACATGGTCCAAAATACAGGGTCGATGGTAGATAAGAACCTCGAATACGAGGGCTTATCGGAAGATAAAATACCTTGTTACGATTACGAGGAAATGATTGATATCGTGTGCGAAGCTTATAAAGGCTCCGTCTCAAGGGAAAACTGCAAGGTTCTCATGAAGAGGGGCATGGCTCCAACACCAGCGCATATGAAGAAGAAGGGCTACTACTTCAAGCGAGACCCTAGACTCAAAGTTGCTGGCTTCGCAATGATGTCCATAGAAACTGCTCTTGAATACGCCAGTAAGGTCACATGCAAGGTTTTGAATATAAGGGCCATTCCAGGTCAGAAATGGGAGAGGCTGGACTATTATTTGGATGTAGTCGAGAAATTAAAAAGGACAGCAACTGTCAGTTACTTCGAAGTCGAAGGAACCCATCACGTCCAGTTGAACGCACCGGAAAACATAGTCAATATAATTGAGGACTTTTTAGAGTTATATTAG